Proteins from one Nilaparvata lugens isolate BPH chromosome 10, ASM1435652v1, whole genome shotgun sequence genomic window:
- the LOC120353389 gene encoding uncharacterized protein LOC120353389: MRRMAEINQARSEACQENSTNDNLKSESCDNMTRIAEESELTDVSSSHTTNNISTEEPDSSLERPDFGTKPPAFGSEFTLTNYISTEEPDSSMNRPDSSTKRPDFGTKRPETRSEFAFNCLTPRELKCDFKFGEDSLTPSDVECSDGARDLIQRLLNPDPQRRLRSLLSLQSIRFFKDFDFASVRTKKISPKEVLLRLFPDGPKTQQSTESTAYFFEDFDSIHI; encoded by the exons ATGAGACGCATGGCAGAGATTAACCAGGCCAGATCTGAAGCTTGCCAAGAAAATTCAACCAATGACAATCTCAAGTCAGAAAGCTGTGATAATATGACAAGAATCGCTGAGGAATCCGAATTAACTGACGTCTCGTCTAGTCATACAACAAACAATATCAGTACTGAGGAACCTGATTCTAGTTTGGAACGACCTGATTTCGGTACAAAGCCACCTGCATTTGGGTCGGAATTCACCTTAACAAACTATATCAGTACTGAGGAACCTGATTCCAGTATGAATCGGCCTGATTCTAGTACGAAACGACCTGATTTCGGTACAAAGCGACCTGAAACAAGGTCGGAATTTGCCTTCAACTGCCTTACTCCGAGAGAATTGAAGtgtgatttcaaatttggtgaGGACTCACTAACTCCGTCCGACGTGGAATGTTCAGATGGTGCCAGGGACCTTATTCAGAGACTGCTCAACCCTGATCCCCAGAGGAGGCTCAGGTCTCTCTTATCTCTACAGAGTATACGCTTCTTCAAGGATTTCGATTTTGCTAGTGTTAGGACCAAAAAG ATATCGCCAAAAGAGGTTCTTCTCAGACTCTTTCCTGATGGCCCAAAAACACAACAGTCGACTGAAAGTACAGCatacttttttgaagattttgacTCTATTCATATCTGA